In Oleiharenicola lentus, the following are encoded in one genomic region:
- a CDS encoding NAD(P)-dependent oxidoreductase: MNPKIAFVGVGRMGANMARRLKDVGYAVTAVYDVNTAGAAALATELGATHATKLADVTAAADLIFTVVTDDAAQLAVFAGSGDSLLTGAQGKIFVNCATITPATHVEVERRAQAAGAVSLEGCMASSIPQARNGTLYLMCGGDRAAFERVKPVLEKLSTALRYIGTAGQAAQVKALVNMVMNINTAGLAEGLGLGAALGLDLDMLREVFAQTGANSQVLKTDGEDMQNRAHDCYFSGAHAAKDSGIAAQLGRDVGLKLPLAEATKAQFDRMVTLGLGGLDKSGVAELTFKGRHG; the protein is encoded by the coding sequence ATGAATCCCAAAATCGCTTTTGTCGGAGTCGGTCGCATGGGGGCCAACATGGCCCGTCGCCTCAAGGATGTCGGTTACGCCGTCACGGCCGTTTACGACGTGAACACCGCCGGCGCCGCCGCGCTCGCGACGGAACTCGGCGCAACGCACGCGACCAAGCTGGCGGACGTCACGGCCGCGGCCGACCTGATCTTCACGGTCGTAACCGATGATGCGGCGCAGCTGGCCGTGTTCGCCGGGTCCGGCGATTCGCTGCTCACCGGCGCCCAGGGGAAGATCTTCGTGAACTGCGCCACAATCACCCCGGCCACGCATGTCGAGGTGGAGCGCCGGGCCCAGGCCGCGGGTGCGGTGTCGCTCGAGGGCTGCATGGCGTCGTCCATCCCGCAGGCGCGCAACGGCACGCTCTACCTCATGTGCGGCGGCGACCGCGCGGCCTTTGAGCGCGTGAAGCCCGTGCTGGAAAAACTCAGCACGGCGCTGCGCTACATCGGCACGGCCGGTCAGGCTGCGCAAGTGAAGGCGCTCGTGAACATGGTCATGAACATCAACACCGCCGGTCTGGCCGAGGGCTTGGGGCTCGGCGCCGCGCTCGGGCTCGACCTCGACATGCTGCGCGAGGTGTTCGCCCAGACGGGCGCAAACTCGCAGGTGCTCAAGACGGATGGCGAGGACATGCAGAACCGCGCGCACGACTGCTATTTCTCCGGCGCGCACGCGGCCAAGGATTCGGGCATCGCCGCCCAGCTCGGCCGCGATGTCGGGCTGAAACTCCCGTTGGCCGAGGCCACGAAAGCGCAGTTCGACCGCATGGTCACGCTCGGCCTCGGCGGTCTCGACAAGAGCGGCGTCGCCGAGCTGACCTTCAAGGGCCGGCACGGGTGA